A stretch of Candidatus Sphingomonas phytovorans DNA encodes these proteins:
- the fghA gene encoding S-formylglutathione hydrolase — METLSTNKAHGGVQGVYRHESTVTGTPMTFSVFVPEHDEGATLPVLWYLSGLTCTHANVTEKGEYRAACAEQGVIFIAPDTSPRGDDVPDDDAYDFGKGAGFYVDATEQPWSANFRMRSYIEDELPALIAAQFPVADLTRQGITGHSMGGHGALTIALRNQGRFRSVSAFAPIVSPLHCPWGEKALTGYLGADREGWRTYDACALIADGMRVPEILVDQGDKDNFLTEQLKPELLREACAKAGIDLTLRMQPGYDHSYYFISTFLADHVAWHAARLKA, encoded by the coding sequence ATGGAAACTCTCTCGACCAACAAGGCCCATGGAGGCGTGCAGGGCGTCTATCGGCACGAGTCGACCGTGACGGGTACGCCGATGACCTTCTCCGTGTTCGTGCCGGAGCATGACGAAGGCGCGACGCTGCCGGTGCTGTGGTATCTGTCGGGGCTGACCTGCACGCACGCCAACGTTACCGAGAAGGGCGAGTATCGCGCTGCCTGTGCCGAGCAGGGCGTGATCTTCATCGCGCCCGACACGTCGCCGCGCGGTGACGACGTGCCCGATGACGACGCCTATGATTTCGGCAAGGGCGCGGGCTTCTATGTCGATGCGACCGAGCAGCCCTGGTCGGCCAATTTCCGCATGCGCAGCTATATCGAGGACGAGCTGCCCGCGCTGATCGCCGCTCAGTTCCCGGTGGCCGACCTGACCCGGCAGGGGATCACCGGCCATTCGATGGGCGGCCACGGCGCGCTGACCATTGCCCTGCGCAATCAGGGGCGCTTCCGGAGCGTCTCCGCCTTCGCGCCGATCGTATCGCCGCTGCACTGCCCCTGGGGCGAGAAGGCGCTGACCGGCTATCTCGGCGCTGACCGGGAGGGCTGGCGGACCTATGATGCCTGCGCGCTGATCGCTGACGGGATGCGGGTGCCGGAAATCCTTGTCGACCAGGGAGACAAGGACAATTTTCTCACCGAGCAGCTCAAGCCCGAACTGTTGCGCGAGGCATGCGCCAAGGCCGGGATCGACCTGACGCTGCGGATGCAGCCCGGGTACGACCACAGCTATTATTTCATCTCGACCTTCCTGGCCGATCATGTCGCCTGGCATGCCGCGCGGTTGAAGGCCTGA
- a CDS encoding acyl carrier protein: MKPGSAVLPDDNAAIDTTVRAVLRDVLGLSEERVGAFRSETPLFGALPELDSMAVAGMLTELEERLGILIEDDEVDGEMLESFGSLVRFAAAKANQ, encoded by the coding sequence ATGAAACCGGGGTCCGCAGTGCTTCCTGACGACAATGCCGCAATCGATACCACAGTCCGCGCAGTGCTTCGCGATGTCCTTGGCCTGAGCGAGGAGCGCGTCGGCGCCTTCCGCAGCGAAACGCCGCTGTTCGGCGCCTTGCCCGAACTGGATTCGATGGCGGTGGCCGGCATGCTCACTGAACTGGAGGAACGCCTCGGCATCCTGATCGAGGATGACGAGGTCGATGGCGAGATGCTGGAGAGCTTCGGTTCCCTCGTCCGCTTTGCCGCCGCCAAGGCAAACCAGTGA
- a CDS encoding acyl-CoA ligase (AMP-forming), exosortase A system-associated, whose translation MIDPMPQPIDTLPLRGSPGDVALVDRAGSLDFAELEVLTGSVAGWLAGLGLSPGARVASWLPKTRLACVLPMAAPRAGLIHVPINPVLKRAQVAHILADSGADLLVTQSARASSLEAGDIPAGCRLALEEEAVSDDVMPPSSADTDTLAAILYTSGSTGRPKGVMLSHANLWLGAISVAHYLKLSPADRVLGVLPLSFDYGQNQLFSTWAAGASVAPLDYLTARDVIKAVDRFGATTLAGVPPLWVQLLEAEWPAETAARLKRLTNSGGALTPTMIRALRQRFPEADLYPMYGLTEAFRSTYLAPDLVDAFPEAIGRAIPFAEVMAVRADGSRAAPGEPGELVHAGPLVAQGYWQDAERTVLRFRPAPHWAEHRGMAVWSGDTVIEGGDGLFRFVGRDDEMIKSAGNRISPTEVEEAVLSGGEAIEAVAIGVPDARLGQAIVVVARASGDTVAAEVGLRERLRRELPSFMQPARYEWRGALPRNANGKLDRAALKAEMTS comes from the coding sequence ATGATCGATCCCATGCCGCAGCCCATCGATACCCTGCCGTTGCGCGGGAGCCCGGGCGACGTCGCGCTGGTCGACCGGGCGGGAAGCCTGGATTTCGCCGAGCTGGAGGTGCTGACGGGATCGGTGGCGGGGTGGCTGGCCGGACTGGGATTGTCACCCGGCGCTCGCGTTGCTTCCTGGCTGCCCAAGACACGCCTTGCCTGTGTCCTGCCGATGGCAGCGCCCCGAGCCGGCCTGATCCATGTGCCGATCAATCCAGTGCTGAAGCGGGCGCAGGTGGCGCATATCCTGGCCGATAGCGGGGCGGACCTGTTGGTGACTCAGTCGGCGCGCGCCTCCTCGCTCGAAGCGGGTGACATTCCCGCCGGGTGCAGGCTGGCGCTGGAGGAGGAGGCAGTCAGTGATGACGTCATGCCGCCATCTTCAGCCGATACCGATACGCTAGCGGCGATCCTCTACACCTCAGGTTCCACGGGCCGGCCCAAGGGCGTCATGCTCAGCCACGCGAACCTATGGCTCGGCGCGATCTCGGTCGCGCACTATCTCAAGCTGTCGCCGGCCGACCGGGTGCTCGGCGTGCTGCCGCTGAGCTTCGACTATGGTCAGAACCAGCTTTTCTCCACCTGGGCAGCGGGGGCATCCGTCGCACCGCTCGACTATCTGACCGCGCGTGACGTCATCAAGGCAGTCGACCGGTTCGGCGCGACGACACTCGCCGGGGTGCCGCCGCTCTGGGTACAGTTGCTCGAGGCGGAATGGCCGGCCGAGACCGCGGCTCGGTTGAAACGGTTGACCAATTCAGGCGGCGCGCTGACGCCGACAATGATCCGGGCATTGCGGCAGCGTTTTCCGGAAGCCGACCTCTATCCGATGTACGGGCTGACCGAAGCGTTCCGCTCCACCTATCTGGCGCCCGATCTGGTCGATGCGTTTCCCGAGGCGATCGGTCGGGCAATCCCCTTTGCCGAGGTGATGGCGGTCCGGGCTGATGGATCGCGCGCCGCGCCGGGGGAGCCGGGTGAACTGGTCCATGCCGGGCCGCTGGTCGCGCAGGGCTATTGGCAGGATGCCGAGCGGACCGTGCTTCGCTTCCGGCCGGCGCCGCACTGGGCCGAACATCGCGGCATGGCCGTATGGTCGGGCGATACGGTGATCGAGGGCGGGGACGGCCTGTTCCGTTTCGTCGGACGTGACGACGAGATGATCAAGAGCGCGGGCAACCGGATCAGTCCCACCGAGGTGGAGGAAGCCGTGCTGTCGGGGGGAGAGGCGATCGAGGCGGTCGCGATCGGCGTGCCCGATGCCCGGCTGGGGCAGGCGATCGTGGTGGTGGCGCGGGCAAGTGGCGATACGGTCGCTGCCGAAGTGGGATTGAGGGAGCGCCTGCGGCGCGAATTGCCGAGTTTCATGCAGCCCGCGCGCTACGAATGGCGGGGCGCCTTGCCCCGGAACGCCAATGGCAAGCTCGATCGCGCAGCCCTGAAGGCGGAGATGACGTCATGA
- a CDS encoding Wzz/FepE/Etk N-terminal domain-containing protein, whose protein sequence is MNGLYDEIRIAIHAIWTRRWLALAVAWVIAVVGWLMVSQIPNSYESRARIFVQMQTILPSAVGITAADQQKDVDTIRQTLTSATNMEKVVRGTDLANSVSSDRDVADRVAGLQKAIKITAQQDNLFEIVVTGSSPKVARQVVQKLIDLFVEQNLAGDRDETTQSLGFLDAQLEQRQKQLQEAEAKRADFQNRYLGSLPGTGSLTDRMGAARTQMAQVDSDLAAAQSSLAALSGQMAGTPQTVAGAGPTGGPARARLAAIQGQLADARAKGYTENHPDVVALRSQLAAAQAAARNEPVGAGGGANNPLYLSLKSMQADKQATVAALTMRKTQLQSDLEQINTKLAGDPAVAAEQSQIENNYQVLKDQYSKLLADREAIKLRGQAQTQTDAIKFSVIDPPTAPRVPTAPNRPLLLTGALLAGIVGGIGAAFAMGQLQTTFATAGRLERATGMPVIGSIGEMVTRAQIMARRRKLIYFGGGAGALVVAYVGLLGVEMLQRGLAA, encoded by the coding sequence ATGAACGGCCTTTACGACGAGATCAGGATAGCGATCCACGCGATCTGGACGCGACGCTGGCTGGCGCTGGCGGTCGCCTGGGTGATCGCGGTGGTCGGCTGGCTGATGGTTTCGCAGATTCCGAACAGCTATGAATCGCGGGCGCGCATCTTCGTGCAGATGCAGACGATCCTGCCGAGCGCGGTGGGCATCACCGCCGCCGACCAGCAGAAGGACGTCGACACGATCCGCCAGACGCTGACGTCAGCCACGAACATGGAGAAGGTCGTGCGCGGCACCGACCTGGCCAACAGCGTTTCGAGCGACCGCGACGTCGCCGACCGGGTGGCGGGCCTGCAAAAGGCGATCAAGATCACCGCGCAGCAGGACAATCTGTTCGAGATCGTCGTGACCGGATCGAGCCCCAAGGTAGCGCGCCAGGTCGTGCAGAAGCTGATCGACCTGTTCGTCGAGCAGAATCTGGCGGGTGACCGGGACGAGACGACCCAGTCGCTCGGCTTCCTCGACGCCCAGCTCGAGCAGCGCCAGAAGCAGCTTCAGGAAGCCGAGGCCAAGCGGGCCGATTTCCAGAACCGCTATCTCGGGTCGCTGCCCGGTACCGGATCGCTGACCGACCGCATGGGCGCCGCGCGCACCCAGATGGCACAGGTCGACAGCGACCTCGCCGCCGCCCAGTCGAGCCTTGCCGCGCTGAGCGGCCAGATGGCGGGAACCCCGCAGACCGTCGCGGGCGCCGGACCGACCGGCGGACCGGCACGGGCGCGGCTCGCCGCGATCCAGGGCCAGCTCGCGGATGCGCGGGCCAAGGGCTATACCGAGAATCATCCCGACGTGGTCGCGCTGCGCAGCCAGCTCGCCGCGGCGCAGGCGGCCGCGCGCAACGAGCCGGTCGGCGCGGGCGGCGGGGCGAACAACCCGCTCTATCTCTCGCTGAAATCGATGCAGGCGGACAAGCAGGCGACCGTCGCCGCGCTGACCATGCGCAAGACCCAGCTCCAGTCCGATCTCGAGCAGATCAATACGAAGCTGGCGGGCGACCCGGCGGTCGCCGCCGAGCAGTCGCAGATCGAGAACAACTACCAGGTGCTCAAGGACCAGTATTCCAAGCTGCTGGCCGACCGCGAGGCGATCAAGCTGCGCGGCCAGGCCCAGACTCAGACCGATGCGATCAAGTTCAGCGTGATCGACCCGCCGACAGCGCCGCGCGTGCCGACCGCGCCGAACCGGCCGCTGCTGCTGACTGGCGCGCTGCTCGCCGGCATCGTCGGGGGGATCGGCGCCGCCTTCGCCATGGGGCAGTTGCAGACGACCTTCGCCACGGCGGGGCGGCTCGAGCGCGCCACCGGCATGCCGGTGATCGGATCGATCGGGGAGATGGTGACACGGGCGCAGATCATGGCACGCCGGCGCAAGCTGATCTATTTCGGCGGCGGCGCCGGAGCGCTGGTGGTCGCCTATGTCGGGCTGCTCGGGGTCGAGATGCTGCAACGGGGGCTGGCGGCATGA
- a CDS encoding pyridoxal-dependent decarboxylase, exosortase A system-associated: MKPMGAIPAEFRGDGPLRIAGETAGAWIEAAGDTPLFVYDVAVVTARIARLRAAMPAGLDIHYAIKANPFAPLIAAMAPLVDGLDIASKGEMALALAAKPGSAISFAGPGKRDGEIVAAIEAGVTLNLESEGEAIRALMAAERLGVTPRLAVRVNPEIELRGSGMRMGGRASPFGIDADRAGAIAKRLVAAGADWRGFHIFAGSQALDPQAIIETQAETLALAGRLADEVGVTPPLVNLGGGFGIPYFAGEEPLDIEAIGTALGERMASLPPSLEGARFAIELGRWLVGEAGVYLTRVIDRKESRGETFLVVDGGLHHQLAASGNFGTVVKRNYPVSVATATPGEVTETVSVVGCLCTPLDRLADRVSLPPAKPGDIIAVFMAGAYGLSASPAAFLGHELPGQILAGGPDTPNAIFTSSAP; this comes from the coding sequence ATGAAGCCAATGGGCGCGATTCCGGCGGAATTCCGTGGGGACGGACCGCTGCGGATAGCCGGCGAGACGGCCGGGGCGTGGATCGAGGCGGCGGGCGATACGCCGCTGTTCGTCTATGATGTCGCGGTGGTGACCGCCCGGATCGCACGGCTGCGCGCGGCGATGCCGGCGGGGCTCGACATTCATTATGCGATCAAGGCCAATCCGTTCGCGCCGCTGATCGCCGCCATGGCGCCGCTGGTCGATGGACTTGATATCGCGTCGAAGGGGGAGATGGCGCTGGCGCTGGCGGCGAAGCCGGGCAGCGCGATCAGCTTTGCCGGCCCCGGCAAGCGCGACGGGGAGATCGTCGCGGCGATCGAGGCAGGCGTGACGCTCAATCTGGAATCGGAGGGTGAGGCGATCCGCGCGCTGATGGCGGCTGAACGGCTTGGCGTGACGCCGCGTCTCGCGGTGCGCGTCAATCCCGAGATCGAGCTGCGCGGATCCGGCATGCGCATGGGGGGCAGGGCATCACCCTTCGGGATCGACGCCGATCGCGCCGGGGCGATCGCGAAGCGGCTGGTCGCGGCGGGGGCCGACTGGCGCGGCTTTCATATCTTCGCCGGATCCCAGGCGCTCGATCCCCAGGCGATCATCGAGACCCAGGCCGAGACGCTGGCGCTGGCCGGGCGACTGGCCGATGAGGTCGGCGTCACGCCGCCGCTGGTCAATCTCGGTGGCGGGTTCGGCATTCCCTATTTCGCGGGCGAGGAGCCGCTCGACATCGAGGCGATCGGCACGGCGCTGGGCGAGCGCATGGCATCGCTGCCGCCATCACTGGAGGGCGCTCGCTTCGCCATAGAGCTGGGACGATGGCTGGTCGGCGAGGCTGGTGTCTATCTGACCCGGGTGATCGACCGGAAGGAAAGCCGGGGCGAGACCTTCCTTGTCGTGGATGGCGGGTTGCATCATCAACTGGCGGCCTCGGGCAATTTCGGCACGGTGGTGAAGCGGAACTATCCGGTGTCGGTCGCGACCGCGACGCCGGGCGAGGTCACGGAGACGGTCAGCGTGGTCGGGTGCCTGTGCACGCCGCTCGACCGGCTTGCCGATCGCGTTTCGCTGCCCCCGGCGAAGCCAGGAGACATCATCGCGGTGTTCATGGCGGGGGCCTATGGGCTGTCGGCGAGCCCCGCCGCCTTTCTCGGGCACGAGCTTCCGGGCCAGATACTCGCGGGTGGCCCGGATACTCCTAACGCAATCTTCACCTCTTCCGCGCCATAG
- a CDS encoding AAA family ATPase, translating to MSDTTPRKPSGSLLERAAEVYDFGMNLRPARQDDVRDHDVVQEIREVPQEPLEDVREPRPIRAPFLEEEAFSAPYEEGPYEEAPHEEAPHEEAPYEEVSYGEAPPPPTQELPLEEVLPPLAPPTRTMRGAVIDRAMLAAKGLLVPGAPIGALVEEFRQVKRQLLQTARVVRKSDGDRSRTILVCSAKPNDGKTYCAVNLAISMAAEREVEVLLVDADFAKPDVMNRLGLKDGPGLLDALADPRIDIEACVVRTDIPQLSLLPAGKKSNTDTELLASRRTSEIIANLLAADPKRLLIFDSPPVLAASPASVLANHAGQVLLIVRADCTSEGDLRDAVAQLDGCEHIQLVLNAVSFVPGGRRFGSYYDQEDAK from the coding sequence ATGAGCGACACGACACCCCGCAAGCCAAGCGGATCGCTGCTCGAACGCGCGGCCGAGGTCTATGATTTCGGCATGAATCTGCGGCCCGCGCGTCAGGACGACGTGCGCGACCATGACGTCGTGCAGGAAATCCGGGAGGTTCCGCAGGAACCTCTGGAGGATGTGCGGGAGCCGCGGCCGATCCGTGCGCCGTTCCTTGAGGAAGAGGCGTTTTCGGCACCTTATGAGGAGGGGCCCTATGAGGAAGCGCCCCATGAGGAAGCGCCCCATGAGGAAGCGCCCTATGAGGAGGTGTCCTATGGGGAAGCGCCGCCACCTCCCACGCAGGAACTTCCGCTGGAAGAGGTGCTGCCGCCGCTTGCGCCCCCCACGCGGACCATGCGCGGTGCCGTGATCGACCGGGCGATGCTTGCCGCGAAGGGACTGCTCGTGCCCGGCGCGCCGATCGGGGCGCTGGTCGAGGAATTCCGCCAGGTGAAACGCCAGCTGCTCCAGACCGCGCGCGTCGTGCGCAAATCGGACGGTGATCGTTCGCGGACCATCCTGGTCTGCTCGGCCAAGCCGAATGACGGCAAGACCTATTGCGCGGTGAACCTCGCCATCTCGATGGCGGCGGAGCGCGAGGTCGAGGTGCTGCTGGTCGATGCGGATTTCGCCAAGCCCGATGTGATGAACCGGCTTGGCCTGAAGGACGGCCCGGGCCTGCTCGATGCCCTTGCCGACCCGCGAATCGACATCGAGGCATGCGTGGTCAGGACCGATATCCCGCAGCTCAGCCTGTTGCCCGCGGGCAAGAAATCGAACACCGATACCGAGTTGCTCGCCAGCCGGCGGACCAGCGAGATCATCGCCAACCTGCTTGCCGCCGATCCGAAGCGGCTGCTGATCTTCGATTCGCCGCCAGTGCTGGCGGCGTCGCCCGCATCCGTCCTCGCCAATCATGCGGGGCAGGTGCTGCTGATCGTCCGCGCCGATTGCACCAGCGAAGGGGATCTGCGCGATGCGGTCGCGCAGCTCGACGGCTGCGAACATATCCAGCTGGTGCTGAATGCGGTGTCGTTCGTGCCCGGCGGCCGCCGTTTCGGCAGCTATTACGACCAGGAGGACGCAAAATGA
- the trxB gene encoding thioredoxin-disulfide reductase — protein sequence MTTHTTRMLILGSGPAGLSAAIYGARAGLAPIVVQGIQPGGQLMTTTDVENYPGFKDVIQGPWLMEQMQAQAEHVGTRMMWDTIVEIDLSRRPFRLIGDSGDVYEGDALVIATGAQAKWLGLDSEEALKGKGVSACATCDGFFFRGKKIAVIGGGNTAVEEALYLTNHSDDVTLIHRRDSFRAEKILQDRLFAHKNVKVLWNKEVETFVDGGGTAGLVALDLVDTVTGEKSRLEVEGGFVAIGHHPATELFRGHIELDSDHYIKVETGSTRTSVPGVFACGDVMDKIYRQAVTAAGTGCMAALDVERFLAEADFEVAEAAE from the coding sequence ATGACCACCCACACGACGCGCATGCTCATCCTCGGCTCAGGCCCAGCCGGCCTTTCCGCCGCGATCTATGGCGCGCGCGCCGGCCTTGCGCCGATCGTCGTTCAGGGCATCCAGCCAGGCGGGCAGTTGATGACCACGACCGATGTGGAGAATTACCCGGGTTTCAAGGACGTGATCCAGGGCCCGTGGCTGATGGAGCAGATGCAGGCCCAGGCGGAGCATGTCGGCACGCGCATGATGTGGGACACGATCGTCGAGATCGACCTGTCGCGCAGACCCTTCCGGCTGATCGGCGACAGCGGTGACGTCTATGAGGGCGACGCGCTGGTCATCGCGACGGGCGCGCAGGCCAAGTGGCTCGGTCTCGACAGCGAGGAGGCGCTGAAGGGCAAGGGCGTCAGTGCCTGCGCGACCTGCGACGGCTTCTTCTTCCGCGGCAAGAAGATCGCGGTGATCGGCGGCGGCAATACAGCGGTCGAGGAAGCGCTGTACCTGACCAACCACAGCGACGACGTGACGCTGATCCACCGCCGCGATTCATTCCGCGCGGAGAAGATCCTTCAGGACCGTCTGTTCGCGCACAAGAACGTCAAGGTGCTCTGGAACAAGGAGGTCGAGACCTTTGTCGACGGCGGCGGCACCGCCGGGCTGGTCGCGCTCGACCTGGTGGATACCGTCACCGGCGAGAAGTCGCGACTGGAGGTCGAGGGCGGCTTCGTCGCGATCGGGCATCACCCGGCGACCGAATTATTCCGCGGGCATATCGAGCTTGATTCGGACCATTATATCAAGGTCGAGACAGGTTCGACCCGCACCAGCGTGCCCGGCGTGTTCGCGTGCGGCGATGTGATGGACAAGATCTATCGCCAGGCGGTGACGGCCGCAGGAACAGGCTGCATGGCCGCACTCGATGTCGAACGCTTCCTCGCCGAGGCCGATTTCGAGGTTGCCGAAGCGGCCGAGTGA
- a CDS encoding dihydrofolate reductase family protein, translating to MGLLSFSINVTLDGCVDHQEGIADDETHAFFTRLMDESGAMLWGRVTYEMMESYWPAVAGGDEEAPPAIREWAVKLEAKPKYIVSSTRTAFPWTNSHHIGGDLRTGVQRLKDATPAGVLLCSGKLATELDRLDLIDEYKLLVQPRIAGHGPTLYESGLPSTRRLELISARPLRNGVVAMHYRRAR from the coding sequence ATGGGACTATTGAGCTTCAGCATCAACGTCACCCTGGACGGCTGCGTCGACCACCAGGAGGGTATCGCCGACGACGAGACTCACGCCTTCTTCACCCGCCTGATGGATGAGAGTGGAGCAATGCTGTGGGGTCGCGTCACCTACGAGATGATGGAAAGCTACTGGCCGGCAGTCGCTGGCGGCGACGAGGAGGCACCGCCGGCAATACGCGAGTGGGCGGTCAAGCTTGAGGCCAAGCCGAAGTACATAGTGTCATCGACGCGAACGGCCTTCCCGTGGACCAACAGCCATCACATCGGCGGCGACCTGCGCACTGGCGTACAAAGGCTCAAGGACGCGACCCCAGCCGGCGTGCTCCTCTGTAGCGGCAAACTCGCGACTGAGCTGGACCGGCTGGATCTCATCGACGAGTACAAGCTCCTCGTACAACCAAGGATCGCGGGCCACGGCCCGACCCTCTACGAGAGCGGGCTGCCCAGCACGCGACGGCTTGAGCTGATCTCGGCCAGGCCGCTCCGCAACGGCGTGGTCGCCATGCATTACCGGCGTGCACGTTGA
- a CDS encoding hydrolase 1, exosortase A system-associated, whose amino-acid sequence MRRLITFPCAGDRLAATLDEGNATTGLLIVSGGNEIRIGAHRGMALLAARLAATGTPVLRYDRRGIGDSTGNNKGFLESAPDIAAAAATLVAETGIRRLVAFGNCDAATALALFHGVAGIDSLILANPWVIEDSDDLPSAAAIRARYAQKLRDPREVLRLLRGGVNITKIFGGLRKISAAKPPVADSLASRLIAALAASTIPITILLAKRDNTAIAFRKQWNAVPSANVVLRDYDTDSHSFATKADKQWLFDEIETALER is encoded by the coding sequence ATGCGGCGCCTGATCACCTTTCCCTGCGCCGGCGACAGGCTCGCCGCCACGCTGGATGAAGGCAACGCGACCACCGGCCTGCTGATCGTCTCCGGCGGCAACGAGATCCGCATCGGCGCGCATCGCGGCATGGCGCTTCTCGCCGCACGCCTCGCCGCTACCGGCACGCCGGTCCTGCGCTACGATCGCCGCGGCATCGGCGATTCCACCGGCAACAATAAAGGCTTCCTCGAATCAGCCCCGGACATCGCCGCCGCCGCAGCGACCCTCGTCGCCGAAACCGGCATCAGGCGCCTCGTCGCCTTCGGCAATTGCGACGCGGCGACCGCGCTTGCCCTGTTCCACGGCGTCGCCGGGATCGACTCGCTGATCCTCGCGAATCCCTGGGTGATCGAGGATAGCGACGACCTCCCCTCCGCCGCCGCGATCCGCGCGCGCTACGCCCAAAAGCTGCGCGATCCGCGGGAAGTGCTGCGTCTGCTGCGTGGCGGCGTGAATATAACGAAGATCTTCGGTGGATTAAGAAAGATATCTGCCGCAAAACCTCCGGTAGCGGACAGCCTCGCCAGTCGCCTGATCGCCGCGCTGGCAGCGAGCACGATCCCCATCACCATCCTGCTGGCAAAGCGCGACAACACCGCCATCGCCTTCCGCAAACAATGGAACGCGGTCCCGTCCGCCAACGTCGTGCTGCGGGACTACGACACCGACAGCCACAGCTTCGCCACCAAGGCCGACAAGCAATGGCTATTCGACGAGATCGAGACTGCGCTCGAACGATAG
- a CDS encoding polysaccharide export protein: protein MLNGCMGGGGRSELPPASFVASQEQPGEEYIIGPLDQLNIFVWRNPELSAKVQVRPDGRITTPLISDMPAVGKTPAMLADDMKIALGEYIKDPIVSVIVENFSGTFSQQVRIVGATEKPASIPYRANMTLLDAMISVGGLSQYAAGNRAKLVRYDRNTGKQVEYNIKLSSLLKNGDSSANVRLEPGDVIIIPESMF from the coding sequence ATGCTTAACGGCTGCATGGGTGGCGGTGGGCGGTCGGAACTGCCGCCAGCGAGCTTCGTGGCGTCGCAGGAGCAGCCGGGCGAAGAATATATCATCGGCCCGCTCGACCAGCTCAATATCTTCGTGTGGCGCAACCCCGAGCTGTCGGCGAAGGTTCAGGTGCGCCCGGACGGCCGGATCACCACGCCGCTGATCAGCGATATGCCCGCGGTGGGCAAGACGCCCGCGATGCTCGCCGACGACATGAAGATCGCGCTCGGCGAATATATCAAGGACCCGATCGTCTCGGTCATCGTCGAGAATTTCTCCGGCACGTTCAGCCAGCAGGTGCGCATCGTCGGCGCGACAGAAAAGCCGGCGTCGATCCCGTATCGCGCCAACATGACCCTGCTCGACGCGATGATCTCGGTCGGCGGGCTCAGCCAATATGCCGCGGGCAACCGTGCCAAGCTGGTCCGCTACGACCGCAATACGGGCAAGCAGGTCGAATATAACATCAAGCTTTCCAGTCTCCTGAAGAACGGCGATTCGAGCGCGAACGTACGGCTCGAGCCGGGCGACGTGATCATCATCCCCGAGAGCATGTTCTAG